The sequence AGGAAACTAAACGTTGATGCTGACGGTTAATCTCAGACATTCCAATATCAAGCTCTGGCCCCCATTTCACAAACAATTTGTTTTGGGCTTGGCTAGAGGTAAACAGCTGTTTATCCACATGGAAACGATGCAGCAGCGAGCCAATCTCCTGAGACATATTGTAAACCTTGAGACTGGATAAATTGGTCAGATTCGTATGATGAGCATTCTTCAATGCCAGTTCGGCCATCGCGCTGATGTTTTTGTTAATTTCCTCAGCAACGGCATGTTGTTCTTCCGATGCGGTGGCGATCTGATGGGACATATCCGTAATGCTTTCAACGTGAGTGACAATTTCACCCAGAGATTTATGGGCTTGCTCTACCATCAAGGCGGTTTCGTCGGCGATAGTGACGTTTTTTAACATCACCTCCACCCCTTGTTGGGCGCCCTTTTGCAATGCCGTTATCTGCTGTTGAATTTCGGCGGTTGCTTCTGAGGTGCGTTTTGCCAAATTTCGGACTTCATCAGCAACGACAGCAAATCCACGACCATGCTCACCCGCTCTGGCGCTCTCAATCGCCGCATTGAGCGCGAGCAGGTTAGTTTGCTCTGCCACTTGGGAAATGGTTTCAATAATGCTGCTAATACTATTAGTATCAGCGGCAAGATGCTCAATAACCGACTTTGTTTGATGGATTTGTGTGGTCATATCGTTAATTTTATTTACGATATGACCCATTATTTTATCGCCATGCTTCGCAGAATTTTGAGCAATATCGGCGGCTTGCGCGGTACTTGCGGCATTTTGCGAGACTTCTTGTACTGTTGAAACCATCTGCGTCATCGCCGTTGCAGCAAGCTCAGTCTGGCGTTCCTGCTCAAGTACGCCTTGTTTGGCCTGCTCACTGATCGTTTTAATATCCGTCGCGACTTTCTTCATCCATTCACTGGTATCGATTAAGGATAAAATCGTACGGCTTACATCTTCGCCCATACGATTAATGCTATGTACGACGCTGTTAAAGACGCCTGCATCTTTTTCGTCAAGCTGATAACTCAAATCACCCTCGCCTAAGTGATGGGCGGCACGTTCGAGTTGTCTCAAATGACGGATCAGTTTATTAATGTTAAAAATAAGAATGACTGCTAGCGCAATTAAGCACAGCGTTGCAAGCAAGTATCCGCTGGTGACTAAACTGTAGAGTGGATATAAAAGTAACAGCATGGGGGCAAAGATAATACCATTTCCCATTGTGCCCTTTTTGACAGTAGTGCTGGCCATTTTTGGCTCCTTCAAAAATGCAGTCTAACTTTAATGGATGCGAAACAGATTAGTTAATACTTAACTCTTCGTATCATTTAATGATTTTTCATGATGCTCCCCTTAAGCCTAGTCTCTAATTAAGTAAGAAACAAAGCCCAAAGGATTGAGTTTGGTAATATTTTATTAAGCGCTAAATTTGAACCAGATCACATGGTTAATCTCTGGTTACAAGATTGTTTTTGGATGTCGAATTTTTATTGATCAGGATCAGTATTTGCAAACGCCAAGGGCGCTAGTGTAAGGAGGACTTCACAAGAAAGAGGATTTCAATCATGGCATTCTGGTTAGATTTAATGTTCGGTAACCCAATTGGTTTACTTTCAATGATCGTTATCTTTAGCACTATAGGGATAATTTCTTATATCACTTGGTTGTTCATCATGAAGTCAGCGCCACAATCGTAGTTTTTGCTTCCAAATTGTTATTCTGTTCATTGTACTTTGTAAAAATTGCACGTTGTTATGGGGGTTCCAATAACCCCCATTTTTTATGCTTGTAATTTAATGTTTATCCCAACACCAAACTTAAGCAGCATGTTTACGGTTTTGTACTAAGCCATTAAGGAACTGCGGGCGCGCTTTAATAAGATGCTGCATTTCCTCCTGACTTGGCTCCCCAGCAGGTAAACGTAAAACACCGCGATTTAAGTACATACGCGCTTTCATCGAAATCTTATAATCCGCCGTAGGTCCTTGGATGGCATAATGACGTTCATTGCCTAGACATTCTAGAATACAGGCATTAAGCAAACTTTTTACCGCAGGTTCATTTTGCGGCAATGTCAAAATGGTGGCGCCCTGTAAAAAGAACTCTCGCAATAACGCCCGTTCGGCACGATCCAGTAGATTAACCTTAGCCTCAATGGTCTCGATGATGCGCTTGTCACTTAAATAACGGATCGATTCATCTAACCCCAAGTTCAATAATTGAGTTAAAAAATAAGCGATTGAAATAATAAGACCCAGCCCGACAAAATGCGCATGTTCGGGGACAAACTTATCAAGCGCAAGCATAGCAAGGATGTTTGATGGAATCGCCAATAAAACGCCGCAGCTCACCATTAGCCACAACATCACCCGAAACATCATCTTCTTAGGGCTAAACAACTTCACTGAATCGAATTTGAATTTAATCATAGTGTTATCCCAGCGACAAAAAATTGAACTTAGCCAGCATTAAGCAAGTTTGATGCCATCGTTTTCTTCAATATTGAGGGATTTTTCACAGGGATAATATGCGAAATTACTTGGGCTTGAGTCTATGCTTATAAGCATCCAACTCGCTATCAAATAAAGATTATTTAAGATGCTGACCTTCTTTAGTCAATTTATAAAAAGTCCGATTGGCAGGCATCTCACCTTGTCGATTGTGCTATTCAGCTCCTTAATCACGCTAATAACCACAGCCTACCAACTGATTAACGATTATCGTGGCGATGTGAGCCGGATTGATAGAGTGTTTTCTAACATAGAGAAAGCCAACCTTGATGTATTGGCCGCAAGTATTTGGGTAATTGATGAAAGACTGATTAACACTCAACTGAACGGACTTATCCAACTGCCTGATATCAATTATATTTCAATAAAAGATGATAGTGGCCAGTCGTGGAATGCAGGTAACTCAAAACCAACTCATACTTTAAATAAAATCTTTCCTCTGGTGTATAAATCGCCTACCGATAACATCAATGTTGGCACCTTAGAAGTTCAAGTGGATATGGATGCCATTTACCAACGCCTTTACGATAAAGCCATACTCATTCTACTTTCCAATGGTATCAAAACCTTCTTAGTGGCTGGATTTATTCTATTTTTAGTTTGGTACAACATCACGAAACATCTCGATAAACTCAGTAATTACTGCAAACGGATTAACTTAGACGCTGACTTCGAGCCGCTTCAATTTGAGCGTAAAGAAAAAGCCGATGAATTCAAACAAGTTGCTGATGCGATTAACAGCATGCAAGGGCAACTTCGTAACTCATTCGAGGCGCTTAAAAGTTCTAAAGCGGAGTTACAGACGGCGTTAGAGGATAGAGAGCGTTTACTGAAACTCGAACGCAGTTATAAGGAAGAACTCGCAAGACAAGTTAAAGAAAGAACGCAGGAATTAGAGCAATCTTTAGCAGCCTTGAAGCGTGCGCAGCAGGTGTTAGTCGAGCAGGAAAAAATGGCGGCGTTAGGTGGGTTAGTGTCTGGTGTCGCACATGAAATCAATACCCCAATTGGCATTTGTTTAACCGCCGCCAGCGCACAATTAAGTCATATAGAAGAGCTGATTGAGCTTATCCACAGCGAGCAAGCAACGCTTGACGAAATCAATGCGATTTTGGATGAGTATCAACAAAGCTGTGAACTTATCGTCCGTAATATCACTAAAGCCAGCAGTTTGATTCAAAAATTCAAAACGATTGCTATCGATCGCAGTCACGAAGAACATCAGTGTATCAATCTGCAGACCCAGCTTAAACAGATTGTAGAGTCTAGCTTGCTCATGCATCCAACACTCAAAGCACAGACGCAACTGCACGTTGACCCTAGCTTAAACATTCAAACTAATGCGAGCCTATTAAACCAAATCGTCAGTAATATATTGTCCAACGCTTATACGCATGCGTTTCAAGATAGGGAAGATAATCAGATACTGATCAGCACCAATATTGAGCAAGAGGTTGTAAATATCAGCATTCAGAATAATGGTATCGCAATTCCACCAGAGATTGCTGAACATATGTTTGAACCATTCTTTACCACCAACAGAAGTAAAGGAGGCACAGGATTAGGCTTATCCGCCGCCTTTAATGCGGCAACCCTGTTAAAAGGCACGATGAGCTATCAAGCAGACTCCCAATTGGGTGGTGCTCAGTTTAACGTCCGTATCCCCCTAAATCGATGCGATTTACCAAAGATTGGCACACACCACGACTTTACTAATTGAGGTGCAACTGAGCCTAAAACAACAATCCACAGCATTGGCTGTGGATTGGGTATTTAAACGCTAAAAAACTCGGGCTATTCATTCGCCAATTGAGCCAAGCGCGCAAGAACACGGCTCGCCGCCACAAATCCAAACGTGCCAGTGACCATAGTGACGGCACCAAAACCCGAGGCACAATCCATCCGCATAGTACCATCGGCCGAGGCTTTACTACTACAAACTGAGCCATCGGCTTGTGGATAGACAAGCTGTTCACTGGAAAACACCGCATCTACGGCAAAGCGGCGCTGAACATTTTTGGAGAAATTATATTCACGGCGCAGAATGTTGCGCACTTTTGCCAGTAAGGGATCTTGATAGGTCTTAGCTAAATCAGTCAGTTGTATCTGGGTGGGATCGACCTGACCACCCGCACCGCCTACTGTTACAATTTTGATTTTTTGACGTTTACACCAAGCAATAAGCGCCGCTTTTTGTTTAACGGCATCAATGCAATCAACAACATAATCAATATTACCGCCGGCCTGAGCGCTGAGTAAATACTCACCAAGATTGTCAACCGTAATAAAATCTTCGACTTCATTAACTTGGCAATCAGGATTGATCTCGCGGATCCGCTTAGCCATCACAGCCACTTTGGAATCGCCAATGGTTGAGATCAGCGCGTGAATTTGACGATTGGTATTGGTCACACAGATATCATCTAAATCAATGAGAGTCATTTGACCAATGCCACTTCGAGCCAAGGCTTCTGCCGCCCACGTCCCCACACCACCAATGCCAATGACCACGACATGAGAGACAGCAAATTTAGCGAGCGCCTTTTGCCCGTACAAGCGGCCTATGCCACCAAAGCGATTTTGATAGGCTTCAGTCATCAATACATACCTTATATCTGGCTAACGTAGCTGTTCCTGAAAGGCTAAGAAATCACCTAATCAGCAACATAATGCAATAAAAATCTGTCGCGGATTCTAAACGATTTAAGCCGAAAACCGAAATCACCGTCAACACGCCGCGTATTTGGACAATATAATCTTCGCCAAGCGAGAGAGATAAACAGCTAACAGCCCTGCAAAAGTGAATAAATTATCGTCTTATGACTAGGGCGTGTTGACGTTTCAGGGTTATTTTTGCAGCAATTTGGCTGGCGTTTATGCAAGGCAAAGTCCGTGCTGTGTAGTTATTCTACATAAACGGACGATAACGCAGCAGAAACGTCAGCCAAATGCCGCCCGAAGGGTTCGTCTGGCAAGCCGTCTTTGTCACTCGTCATTTGAGTAGAATAACTACACATCATTCCTCGTTTCGCGAGCACGAGCTTGCCAGAACGAACAAAATTTAATCTCGAAACGTCAACACGCCCTAATACTATGGTCTATGACCAGTGCAGGTAAGCTGATGAGCATAGGGAAGCGACAATATCTACATGGCAGAAACGCCATATCGAGTTTACATATTGATTTTAAAAGTTTAAATAAACCAACTTAAGGGATGATTTTAGCTAAAAAAGCAACTTGGAACGTTTTTTTAATTGTACTGCGTACTAAATATCAACAACATCCCCGTTTATGACAAGCTTGCGACAGCATTAGTATATGCTACAGTTAGCCCCGCCGGCTCACTTGTGCCATGGCGCCTCACCTACCTCTTTAGTGGTATGTGAAAAATACAGTTTTATGACTTTCACGTCGATTTACGATCAAGCTATAGGGAAATTTCCTAAAAAACCCCGAATACGGACAAGGAGAGCCAAAAACATGATCTGCGACACAGCCTGCAGGTCGCAAAACTGTAAGAATCGGCAGCAACTTTGTTACTGACTTCTGTAACAAATGTGTTAAACCACACAAAAACCATGAAAAATGGACAAGAACTTAGGTTCGAGGGAGCACAAAACATGAAAAAGACATTCATCTCTGCATCAGTCGCATCAGTATTAGCACTGGCCTCATTCGGCGCGCTAGCCGAAGGCCCAAGCTTCTACGGTCGTTTAGAGCTTGCATTAACCAATACTGAAACAGGTGCAACTCTGCAATCTGGCACTAACGGTGTTGACACTAAAAACTATGCTGATGAAAACAATGGCGGCACTTATTTAGAAAACAACTTCTCTCTGTTAGGAGTTAAAGGTTCTGAAAAGATCGCCAACGGTTATGATGTTGTTTATCAAATGGAATTCCAAGTTGAAAACACTTCAGGTTCTGGTGATGTGTTTAAAGCTCGTAACACTTTCCTCGGTTTAAAAACTAACGCAGGTACTGTGTTAGTGGGTCGTAATGACACTGTATTTAAACAAGCTGAAGGTAACGTAGACGTATTTGGTAACACCAACGCGGATATCGACCGTTTAGTTGGCGCACAAACCCGTAGCGCAGATGGCGTATGGTACTATTCACCAAAAATCGCTGATTTAGTGACCTTAAACGCCACTTACCTGTTCGATGATAACGACACTACTGCAAAAACCAACGAAAGCTTATACGCTCTGAGTGCAACTCTGGGTGATAGCAAGTTCAAAGATCAAAACTACTATTTAGCGGTTGCCTATAACAAAGGTATTGCGGGTATTGATGCATACCGTGGTGTGGCACAAGTTAAATTTGGCGATTTCAAAGTGGGTGGTTTATTCCAAAACTCTGAAAGCGTAACTAATAGCTCAGTAGATGGTAACACTTACTTTGTAAACGTCGTTTACACTTTAAACGGTGTTAACCTGAAAGCCGAATACGGTGTTGACGAAGCAGGCTTTGGTAACTACTACAACAACGTAAATAAATATACTGAAGTACAAATTATTGATGGCAAACCAACTGTTGTAGCAAAATCAACAACTGGTACCGATATCAGCGTACAAAACTTCAACGTGGGTGCTGACTACCGCTTCTCTAAATCAACTATGGTATACGGCCAATATTCAATGTACCGTGGTGATCATGTCGTAGCAGGTAACAAAGTAGACCTTCAAGACGACAACGTATTCTCTGTTGGTGTACGTTACGATTTCTAATATCCTTTTGGATATCTGCTAATAAAAACCTACCGCTTGCGGTAGGTTTTTTTATGCCTTGCATTTAATAATCGCTACCCACTATGAAATAAAAATGCTTGAAATAAAAAAGCCACTCAAGAGAAACAAACTCAAGTGGCTTTTTAATTAGCTCGTTTACCTATATCAACAGCAAACACTCACGCAATAAGTTAAGCATTAAATGCTTGGTATAGGTTCAGCACCTTCGCCTAATTCCATGCTATCGACGCGCTGTAATCCGCGCGGCAACTTGGCACCACGGCGGCCACGCTCACCACGATAATGCTCTAAATCACTTGGTTTTAGCGTGAGTTTACGTTTACCCGCCCATAGGGTGACGGAGGTATCGGCAGGAACAAGTTGTAAATGTGTCATTAACTCTTCACGGTTTTTAGCGCGTTCGCTTGGTATACCGATAATCTTATTACCTTTACCCTTAGATAATTGTGGCAATGCTTCCAATGAAAACAATAGCATACGACCTTCATTGGTGATGGCCAGAATAGACATCTCCCGATTACGGTCAATCGGTTTAGGCGGTAAAGATTTGGCATTCGTCGGTAAGCTCAATAGGGCTTTACCCGCCTTATTACGGGATACCATGTCATTGAAAGTACATATAAAACCATAACCTGCATCAGTCGCCAGTAGGAAGCACTGTTCATCTTCACCCAAAATAACATGCTGCATGGTTTCACCAGGCGCCATATTAAAGCGGGTGGTAATTGGCTCACCTTGGCTTCGAGCCGATGGCAGACTATGACTATCGGTGGCAAAGGCGCGACCGGATGAGTCAATAAACACCGCCGCCTGATTACTCCGTCCCATGGCACTACACAGATATTGATCACCCGCCTTATAGGATAAAGACTCCGCATCAATATCATGACCTTTAGCACTACGCACCCAGCCTTTATCGGATAACACCACTGTCACAGGCTCACTCGGTGTCAGCTCTTGCTCGGTTAAGGCTTTAGACTCATGACGCTCGACGATAGGAGAACGACGGTCATCGCCATAGGTCTCACCATCTTGGATTAACTCTTTCTTAATTAAGGTTTTTAAGCGGCGCTCAGAACCTAATAATTGCTCTAACTTTTCACGTTCAGCTTCGAGCTCGTCCTGCTCAGCCTTAATCTTAAATTCTTCTAGCTTAGCTAAATGGCGTAATTTTAACTCGAGGATGGCCTCAGCCTGCTTATCGGTCAGGTTAAAACGCGCCATCAATTC comes from Shewanella oneidensis MR-1 and encodes:
- a CDS encoding porin, whose product is MKKTFISASVASVLALASFGALAEGPSFYGRLELALTNTETGATLQSGTNGVDTKNYADENNGGTYLENNFSLLGVKGSEKIANGYDVVYQMEFQVENTSGSGDVFKARNTFLGLKTNAGTVLVGRNDTVFKQAEGNVDVFGNTNADIDRLVGAQTRSADGVWYYSPKIADLVTLNATYLFDDNDTTAKTNESLYALSATLGDSKFKDQNYYLAVAYNKGIAGIDAYRGVAQVKFGDFKVGGLFQNSESVTNSSVDGNTYFVNVVYTLNGVNLKAEYGVDEAGFGNYYNNVNKYTEVQIIDGKPTVVAKSTTGTDISVQNFNVGADYRFSKSTMVYGQYSMYRGDHVVAGNKVDLQDDNVFSVGVRYDF
- a CDS encoding superinfection exclusion B family protein — its product is MIKFKFDSVKLFSPKKMMFRVMLWLMVSCGVLLAIPSNILAMLALDKFVPEHAHFVGLGLIISIAYFLTQLLNLGLDESIRYLSDKRIIETIEAKVNLLDRAERALLREFFLQGATILTLPQNEPAVKSLLNACILECLGNERHYAIQGPTADYKISMKARMYLNRGVLRLPAGEPSQEEMQHLIKARPQFLNGLVQNRKHAA
- a CDS encoding bacteriohemerythrin, encoding MASTTVKKGTMGNGIIFAPMLLLLYPLYSLVTSGYLLATLCLIALAVILIFNINKLIRHLRQLERAAHHLGEGDLSYQLDEKDAGVFNSVVHSINRMGEDVSRTILSLIDTSEWMKKVATDIKTISEQAKQGVLEQERQTELAATAMTQMVSTVQEVSQNAASTAQAADIAQNSAKHGDKIMGHIVNKINDMTTQIHQTKSVIEHLAADTNSISSIIETISQVAEQTNLLALNAAIESARAGEHGRGFAVVADEVRNLAKRTSEATAEIQQQITALQKGAQQGVEVMLKNVTIADETALMVEQAHKSLGEIVTHVESITDMSHQIATASEEQHAVAEEINKNISAMAELALKNAHHTNLTNLSSLKVYNMSQEIGSLLHRFHVDKQLFTSSQAQNKLFVKWGPELDIGMSEINRQHQRLVSLVNELHRTLSEAYGLEAIKRIVQGLVDYTANHFSYEEELFARFGYPQTNGHKEKHAQLVGQVLDFQKRVARGEDVADELMAFLKSWLVNHIQKSDKEYAQFLLAHGAE
- a CDS encoding ATP-binding protein, with product MLTFFSQFIKSPIGRHLTLSIVLFSSLITLITTAYQLINDYRGDVSRIDRVFSNIEKANLDVLAASIWVIDERLINTQLNGLIQLPDINYISIKDDSGQSWNAGNSKPTHTLNKIFPLVYKSPTDNINVGTLEVQVDMDAIYQRLYDKAILILLSNGIKTFLVAGFILFLVWYNITKHLDKLSNYCKRINLDADFEPLQFERKEKADEFKQVADAINSMQGQLRNSFEALKSSKAELQTALEDRERLLKLERSYKEELARQVKERTQELEQSLAALKRAQQVLVEQEKMAALGGLVSGVAHEINTPIGICLTAASAQLSHIEELIELIHSEQATLDEINAILDEYQQSCELIVRNITKASSLIQKFKTIAIDRSHEEHQCINLQTQLKQIVESSLLMHPTLKAQTQLHVDPSLNIQTNASLLNQIVSNILSNAYTHAFQDREDNQILISTNIEQEVVNISIQNNGIAIPPEIAEHMFEPFFTTNRSKGGTGLGLSAAFNAATLLKGTMSYQADSQLGGAQFNVRIPLNRCDLPKIGTHHDFTN
- the tcdA gene encoding tRNA cyclic N6-threonylcarbamoyladenosine(37) synthase TcdA, encoding MTEAYQNRFGGIGRLYGQKALAKFAVSHVVVIGIGGVGTWAAEALARSGIGQMTLIDLDDICVTNTNRQIHALISTIGDSKVAVMAKRIREINPDCQVNEVEDFITVDNLGEYLLSAQAGGNIDYVVDCIDAVKQKAALIAWCKRQKIKIVTVGGAGGQVDPTQIQLTDLAKTYQDPLLAKVRNILRREYNFSKNVQRRFAVDAVFSSEQLVYPQADGSVCSSKASADGTMRMDCASGFGAVTMVTGTFGFVAASRVLARLAQLANE
- a CDS encoding DUF3149 domain-containing protein: MAFWLDLMFGNPIGLLSMIVIFSTIGIISYITWLFIMKSAPQS